One Amycolatopsis thermophila DNA segment encodes these proteins:
- a CDS encoding TetR/AcrR family transcriptional regulator, whose translation MGTRSAGRRADLLAASARLFRERGFGGVSVADVADQVGITASAVYKHFPGKKVLLSEPIREMVLTWRDREMLALAEGGDPETVLRRLTTTVVAVVLERPDVVGLWHQEAHHLPAEVRDELIAVRVEGVGLWSRVLREVRPELDAGQSEFRIRAALGLLNCVPVLPRRRLRAQAPTLETLVLATLLAPPPPPELLELGAVERAHEAATGRRAEILAGAARLFRTRGYHAVGIDDIGHAIGIAGPSLYSHYPSKAALLTALIEETADELCWCGARALATGDDPAKVLELLVSAHVRTALADRDRISVWMTEAHHIPRELGRQVRQDRQRYLDYWVRAVRALRPELSEQVAQTASRSVMELIHAVARSSRFAGAPRLAEWTAGLALAALTAPELAG comes from the coding sequence GTGGGTACTCGGTCGGCCGGCCGCCGCGCCGACCTGCTCGCTGCCTCCGCGCGGCTGTTCCGCGAGCGTGGGTTCGGCGGGGTCTCCGTGGCCGACGTGGCCGACCAGGTGGGCATCACCGCGTCCGCGGTGTACAAGCACTTCCCCGGCAAGAAGGTCCTGCTCTCCGAGCCGATCCGGGAGATGGTGCTCACCTGGCGCGACCGCGAGATGCTCGCCCTCGCCGAGGGCGGCGACCCGGAAACAGTGCTGCGGCGGCTCACCACCACGGTGGTGGCCGTGGTGCTGGAGCGCCCCGATGTCGTCGGCCTGTGGCACCAGGAGGCCCACCACCTGCCGGCCGAGGTGCGCGACGAGCTGATCGCCGTGCGCGTCGAGGGCGTCGGGCTGTGGAGCCGCGTGCTGCGCGAAGTACGCCCCGAACTCGACGCCGGGCAGAGCGAGTTCCGCATCCGCGCCGCGCTCGGCCTGCTCAACTGCGTCCCCGTGCTGCCACGCAGACGCCTCCGGGCGCAGGCGCCCACCCTCGAGACCCTGGTGCTCGCCACGCTCCTGGCGCCGCCGCCACCGCCGGAGCTGCTCGAGCTCGGCGCCGTCGAACGGGCCCACGAAGCGGCTACCGGCCGCCGGGCAGAGATCCTCGCCGGGGCGGCCCGACTGTTCCGCACGCGCGGGTACCACGCGGTCGGCATCGACGACATCGGCCACGCGATCGGCATCGCGGGCCCGTCCCTCTACAGCCACTACCCCAGCAAGGCGGCGCTCCTCACCGCACTCATCGAGGAGACGGCCGACGAGCTGTGCTGGTGCGGCGCCCGCGCGCTGGCCACCGGCGACGACCCGGCGAAGGTGCTGGAGCTGCTGGTCAGCGCGCACGTGCGCACGGCGCTGGCCGACCGCGACCGGATCTCGGTGTGGATGACCGAGGCGCACCACATCCCGCGCGAGCTGGGCCGCCAGGTTCGCCAGGACCGGCAGCGCTACCTGGACTACTGGGTGCGGGCCGTGCGCGCGCTGCGCCCCGAGCTGTCCGAGCAGGTCGCCCAGACCGCGAGCAGGTCGGTGATGGAACTGATCCACGCGGTGGCCCGGTCGTCCCGGTTCGCCGGCGCGCCGCGCTTGGCGGAATGGACCGCCGGCCTGGCGCTGGCCGCGTTGACGGCGCCCGAGCTGGCCGGCTAG
- a CDS encoding carboxymuconolactone decarboxylase family protein, translating into MSRYTAPLPDEFSPRQRALYAAIVDGPRKHQAGLVPVVDEAGRLLGPFALMTIAPEIGDAVQSVGAALRFSGAFAPRTRELAILTVAVHRGSDFEWFAHVNAGRDAGLTDAQLRAIQQRHEPGGLDATDACVWRATEALLAQGRLDDEEYAETVRVVGAAGLAELVWLIGYYSTLQLALATFDPALPADVAGVVTRPV; encoded by the coding sequence ATGAGCCGGTACACGGCACCGCTGCCCGATGAGTTCTCCCCCCGGCAGCGCGCACTCTATGCCGCGATCGTGGACGGACCGCGCAAACATCAGGCCGGACTCGTGCCCGTCGTCGACGAAGCGGGCCGGCTCCTCGGGCCGTTCGCGCTCATGACGATCGCCCCCGAAATCGGCGATGCCGTGCAATCCGTCGGCGCGGCGCTGCGATTCTCGGGAGCGTTCGCCCCGCGCACGCGAGAACTCGCGATCCTGACCGTCGCCGTGCACCGCGGCTCCGATTTCGAATGGTTCGCGCACGTCAATGCCGGGCGCGACGCGGGCCTGACGGACGCCCAGCTGAGGGCGATCCAGCAGCGCCACGAGCCGGGCGGGCTCGATGCGACGGACGCGTGCGTGTGGCGCGCCACAGAGGCACTGCTCGCACAGGGGCGACTCGACGACGAGGAGTACGCCGAGACAGTGCGCGTGGTGGGAGCCGCCGGGCTCGCCGAGCTCGTCTGGCTCATCGGGTACTACTCGACGCTGCAGCTCGCCCTTGCGACGTTCGACCCCGCCCTGCCCGCCGACGTCGCCGGAGTCGTGACGCGACCGGTCTGA
- a CDS encoding bifunctional 3-(3-hydroxy-phenyl)propionate/3-hydroxycinnamic acid hydroxylase translates to MTTDFDVAIAGYGPVGQALAILLGRRGWKTAVFDRQRELYPLPRACHLDYEAMRILQAMGIADEIDAAITPAREYLLLRGDLSVLSDLPRGWETPTGWEASYHFYQPDVEHIFDAAAKALPGVTVRQGMAVTGVVDDGEVVTVSLDSGERVTARFVIGADGANSLVRECLGIPREDLGFEATWVVNDVELKEGCPPLDVPDTGQVLDPAQPRHMAWLGGRHYRWEFMVLDGVDAGEAVNPERVWAKLSRWVDPGSAVLRRSALYTFRSLVAETFGTGGVLLAGDAAHLMPPFMGQGMVSGLRDAITLSWMLDLVLRDVAPVPFLENYTLSRRPHVTKYIAESVRIGQMVCETDPAKAAERDRILAAQTETPPPFRPPVEAFVVPGPLAGTLAVQPRVWDGDRSRMLDDVLGPGFQLLTTDPADVEGLSPEAEETCALVGVRSAVIGVAVGEPTPSFAEEKPRFADWLARAGATWVLVRPDGYVYESGTGRAALEQSLPALRAAIAEGVACSAVREVA, encoded by the coding sequence GTGACCACGGACTTCGACGTCGCGATCGCCGGGTACGGCCCCGTCGGGCAGGCGCTCGCGATCTTGCTCGGCCGACGGGGCTGGAAGACGGCGGTGTTCGACCGCCAGCGCGAGCTCTACCCGCTGCCTCGCGCCTGTCATCTCGACTACGAGGCGATGCGGATCCTGCAGGCGATGGGCATCGCCGACGAGATCGACGCCGCGATCACGCCGGCGAGGGAGTACCTGCTCCTGCGCGGGGACCTCAGTGTGCTGTCGGATCTGCCGCGCGGCTGGGAGACACCGACGGGCTGGGAAGCGTCGTACCACTTCTACCAGCCGGACGTCGAGCACATCTTCGACGCCGCGGCGAAGGCGCTGCCCGGTGTCACGGTTCGCCAGGGCATGGCGGTGACCGGCGTCGTCGACGACGGCGAGGTCGTCACGGTGAGCTTGGACTCGGGCGAGCGCGTGACCGCCCGGTTCGTGATCGGCGCGGACGGAGCGAACAGCCTCGTCCGGGAGTGCCTGGGGATTCCCCGGGAAGACCTCGGGTTCGAGGCCACGTGGGTGGTCAACGACGTCGAGCTCAAGGAGGGGTGCCCTCCGCTGGACGTGCCGGACACCGGGCAGGTGCTGGATCCGGCGCAGCCGCGCCACATGGCCTGGCTCGGCGGCCGGCACTACCGCTGGGAGTTCATGGTGCTGGACGGCGTCGACGCCGGCGAAGCGGTGAACCCCGAGCGGGTGTGGGCCAAACTCAGCCGGTGGGTCGACCCCGGATCGGCTGTCCTGCGGCGATCCGCGCTGTACACGTTCCGCTCGCTCGTGGCCGAGACCTTCGGTACCGGGGGCGTGCTGCTCGCCGGCGACGCCGCGCACCTGATGCCGCCGTTCATGGGGCAGGGCATGGTCAGCGGCCTGCGCGACGCGATCACGCTGAGCTGGATGCTCGATCTCGTGCTGCGCGACGTTGCGCCCGTGCCATTCCTCGAGAACTACACGCTCAGCCGCCGCCCGCACGTCACGAAGTACATCGCCGAGTCGGTGCGGATCGGCCAGATGGTGTGCGAGACGGATCCGGCCAAGGCAGCCGAGCGCGACCGGATCCTCGCCGCGCAGACGGAAACTCCGCCGCCCTTCCGCCCGCCCGTGGAGGCGTTCGTCGTCCCCGGCCCGCTCGCCGGGACGCTCGCCGTGCAGCCGCGGGTGTGGGACGGCGACCGCAGCCGGATGCTCGACGACGTGCTCGGTCCGGGATTCCAGCTGCTGACGACAGATCCCGCGGACGTCGAAGGCCTTTCTCCTGAGGCCGAGGAGACGTGTGCCCTGGTCGGGGTCCGTAGCGCGGTCATCGGGGTCGCCGTCGGGGAGCCGACCCCGTCGTTCGCCGAGGAGAAGCCGCGATTCGCCGACTGGCTGGCGAGGGCCGGAGCCACCTGGGTGCTCGTACGTCCCGACGGGTACGTGTACGAATCCGGGACGGGACGCGCCGCACTGGAGCAGTCGCTCCCGGCGCTGCGCGCCGCCATTGCCGAGGGCGTCGCGTGCTCGGCCGTCCGGGAGGTGGCATGA
- a CDS encoding fumarylacetoacetate hydrolase family protein has protein sequence MKFVRFAGRDNAPRLGVVDGDAYHVVAGHTDLLPLLESGVDALLEAGGAAIERGETVDPATVVNLSPIATPPTFRDFYAFEQHVRAGRKWRGLEMDPLWYEIPVFYFSNPYAFRGEGDVRMTPGSTAFDFELEVAAVLGKGGSDLTAEEGEDAVAGYAILNDWSGRDVQRREMTLSMGPVKGKDTATSLGPWFVTKDELEPHRTATGFDRTMTCTVNGVEYSRANWSDVHFSFGEMVSYASRGTEVRPGDVIGSGTCGTGCINELSQAHGAGRFPFLQPGDEVVAAIEGLGSLRSTIVASPDPIPFR, from the coding sequence ATGAAGTTCGTGCGATTCGCCGGGCGGGACAACGCACCCCGGCTCGGTGTGGTCGACGGCGACGCCTACCACGTCGTCGCGGGGCACACCGACCTGCTGCCGCTGCTGGAGTCCGGTGTGGACGCGCTGCTCGAGGCGGGCGGCGCGGCGATCGAGCGGGGCGAGACGGTCGATCCCGCGACGGTCGTGAACCTTTCGCCCATCGCGACCCCGCCGACGTTCCGGGACTTCTACGCGTTCGAGCAGCACGTCCGCGCCGGCCGCAAGTGGCGCGGCCTCGAGATGGACCCGCTCTGGTACGAGATCCCCGTCTTCTACTTCTCGAACCCGTACGCCTTCCGGGGCGAGGGCGACGTGCGGATGACGCCCGGGTCCACGGCCTTCGACTTCGAGCTGGAGGTCGCGGCCGTGCTGGGCAAGGGCGGCTCGGACCTGACCGCCGAGGAGGGCGAGGACGCCGTGGCCGGGTACGCGATCCTCAACGACTGGAGCGGTCGTGACGTCCAGCGCCGCGAAATGACGCTGTCGATGGGTCCGGTCAAGGGCAAGGACACCGCGACGTCGCTCGGGCCGTGGTTCGTCACGAAGGACGAGCTGGAGCCGCACCGCACCGCCACGGGCTTCGACCGGACGATGACCTGCACCGTGAACGGCGTGGAGTATTCGCGCGCGAACTGGTCGGACGTGCACTTCTCGTTCGGCGAAATGGTCTCCTACGCCAGCCGCGGCACCGAGGTGCGCCCCGGTGACGTGATCGGCTCGGGCACGTGCGGCACCGGCTGCATCAACGAGCTGAGCCAGGCGCACGGCGCCGGCCGTTTCCCGTTCCTGCAACCCGGGGACGAGGTCGTCGCCGCGATCGAGGGGCTCGGCTCGCTCCGGTCGACGATCGTCGCGAGTCCGGATCCGATCCCGTTCCGCTGA
- a CDS encoding VOC family protein, which translates to MSWGVISDMGSVTIRTSDIETSVRDAVGILGLKEVGRDGERVHLAAAGDRPELTYFAADVDGLDLLGLVAPTLDALHEVRKRIEHEGLPILATSPSQPGAEDGFSFLGPENFAFEVVVRPGGNPVQPSGFGPKRYGHFNFHPQDHRRMVGFLTGVLDFRVSDVIGTGGSLGYFLRCSSEHHGIAVLGGRGTLHHHAWETQSFVDLAKLGDRLHAHGRELLWAPVRHGAGQNLAAYYLEHSGNVVELYTDMEHIYDDDRPPAEWPDGKVWWNEWSTHSGFLPDGFRDHGLAPTTKR; encoded by the coding sequence ATGAGCTGGGGTGTCATCTCCGACATGGGTTCGGTGACCATCCGGACCTCGGACATCGAGACGTCCGTCCGGGACGCTGTCGGCATTCTCGGCCTGAAGGAGGTCGGACGCGACGGCGAACGCGTGCACCTGGCCGCGGCCGGCGACCGTCCCGAACTGACGTACTTCGCCGCGGACGTCGACGGCCTCGATCTGCTGGGGCTGGTGGCACCGACCCTCGACGCGCTGCACGAGGTGCGCAAGCGCATCGAGCACGAGGGGCTGCCGATCCTCGCGACCTCGCCGAGCCAGCCCGGCGCGGAGGACGGCTTTTCCTTCCTCGGACCGGAGAACTTCGCGTTCGAGGTCGTGGTCCGGCCCGGGGGGAACCCGGTCCAGCCATCCGGTTTCGGGCCGAAGCGGTACGGACACTTCAACTTCCACCCGCAAGACCACCGGCGCATGGTCGGCTTTCTCACCGGCGTGCTCGACTTCCGGGTCTCGGACGTGATCGGCACGGGCGGCTCGCTCGGCTACTTCCTCCGGTGCAGCAGCGAGCACCACGGGATCGCCGTGCTCGGCGGGCGAGGCACGCTGCACCACCACGCGTGGGAAACGCAGAGCTTCGTCGATCTCGCCAAGCTCGGGGACCGGCTGCACGCACACGGGCGCGAGCTGCTGTGGGCACCGGTGCGCCACGGCGCGGGCCAGAACCTCGCCGCGTACTACCTGGAGCACTCGGGCAACGTCGTCGAGCTCTACACGGACATGGAGCACATCTACGACGACGACCGGCCACCGGCGGAGTGGCCGGACGGCAAGGTCTGGTGGAACGAGTGGAGCACCCACAGCGGCTTCCTGCCGGACGGCTTCCGCGACCACGGCCTGGCGCCGACGACCAAGCGCTGA
- a CDS encoding MFS transporter, protein MTETSQYPPPPDSRTSPAHRRRVVLATIVGTAIEWYDFFLYAAAAGIVFAELFFAPAGRGFGTILAFLTVGLSFLFRPLGAFLAGHLGDRYGRKLVLLVTLVMMGVSTTLIGVLPTHADIGIAAPVLLVVLRVLQGISAGGEWGGAALLAVEHAPPRRRGLFGAFPQVGVPIGLLLSSGVLALMTRIAPGEAFLEWGWRVPFLLSVVLIVAGVYIRRRVEESPVFEALVERKARPHAPIAALFRKHPLLLIVAGFVPVASQAVGYMTTGGYIQRYATDPTGPLRLPTGEVLWAVTGSAVTWLVFTLVGGLLSDRIGRRRTFFLAWGLLFVAVLAMFPLVNTGNVGLLFLGLAFLTVGLGLANGPLAALLAEMFPTSVRLSGASIAYAIGAIAGGAFAPTIATALVQATGTTSSVTIYLIVMVGLSTLAILLLKDRSGIGLGPENEAEQSVSPLRGRARAVRAQTERPSAPSRS, encoded by the coding sequence GTGACCGAGACGAGCCAGTACCCGCCGCCCCCGGACTCGCGCACCTCACCGGCTCATCGACGCCGGGTCGTCCTCGCGACGATCGTGGGCACCGCGATCGAGTGGTACGACTTCTTCCTCTACGCGGCGGCGGCCGGGATCGTGTTCGCGGAACTCTTCTTCGCCCCGGCGGGACGGGGGTTCGGCACGATCCTCGCGTTCCTGACCGTGGGCCTCAGCTTCCTGTTCCGCCCGCTCGGCGCGTTCCTCGCCGGGCACCTCGGCGACCGGTACGGCCGGAAGCTCGTCCTGCTGGTCACCCTGGTGATGATGGGTGTGTCGACGACCCTGATCGGTGTCCTGCCGACGCACGCCGACATCGGTATCGCCGCGCCGGTCCTGCTCGTCGTGCTGCGGGTGCTGCAGGGGATCTCGGCGGGCGGGGAGTGGGGCGGAGCCGCGCTGTTGGCCGTCGAGCACGCGCCGCCGCGGCGACGCGGGCTCTTCGGCGCGTTTCCGCAGGTCGGCGTGCCGATCGGGCTGCTGCTGTCCTCCGGTGTGCTGGCGCTCATGACCCGGATCGCGCCCGGCGAGGCCTTCCTCGAGTGGGGCTGGCGGGTGCCGTTCCTCCTGTCGGTCGTCCTCATCGTCGCCGGCGTCTACATCCGCCGCCGGGTCGAGGAGAGCCCGGTCTTCGAGGCGCTCGTCGAACGCAAGGCGCGGCCGCACGCGCCGATCGCCGCGCTCTTCCGCAAACACCCGCTGCTCCTGATCGTCGCCGGCTTCGTGCCGGTGGCCAGTCAGGCGGTCGGCTACATGACCACGGGCGGCTACATCCAGCGCTACGCCACGGATCCCACCGGCCCCCTCCGCCTGCCCACCGGGGAGGTCCTGTGGGCCGTGACGGGGTCGGCGGTGACCTGGCTTGTCTTCACGCTCGTCGGTGGCCTGCTCTCCGACCGGATCGGCCGCCGCCGGACCTTCTTCCTGGCGTGGGGGCTGCTGTTCGTCGCCGTGCTCGCGATGTTCCCCCTGGTCAACACCGGCAACGTGGGCCTGCTGTTCCTCGGGCTGGCGTTCCTGACCGTCGGTCTCGGCCTCGCGAACGGCCCGCTCGCCGCGTTGCTCGCGGAAATGTTCCCCACCTCGGTGCGCCTCTCCGGGGCTTCGATCGCGTACGCCATCGGCGCCATCGCCGGCGGCGCCTTCGCGCCGACCATCGCGACCGCGCTCGTGCAGGCGACCGGTACCACGTCGTCGGTCACGATCTACCTCATCGTGATGGTCGGCCTGTCGACCCTGGCGATTCTGCTTCTCAAGGACCGCAGCGGGATCGGCCTCGGCCCGGAGAACGAAGCGGAACAGTCGGTCAGCCCGCTCCGCGGACGCGCCCGCGCCGTCCGCGCCCAGACCGAGCGCCCGAGCGCGCCGTCGCGGAGCTGA
- a CDS encoding flavin-containing monooxygenase: protein MTTQSKRTEVQLDDLFPSSPTEAITETDAELERVVDGAELPVLLASIAAATGDLSWLGVGLEPPHPPADLTPCPHGGMTEDQQAQARKLALAGLRELAERRITTVSVLPPEHVDAILGYLTGGREEWHPSLKHELNLAPDKGGAPDWRFADLAGDRDYSVLIVGAGVGGIAAAHRFSQAGVPITVVESAAELGGTWAKNRYPGVRLDTPTFGYSYSFAQRGDWPHQFAEGHEILEYLRDVAVRAGLTDKIEFSTTLVRARWSDADGRWHVTTRDSAGVERERTFSAIVSAVGQLDRPNIPDFAGAEDFRGVTMHTQEWRDDVDWTGARVAVIGTGASAYQIVPAAIADGVGELVLFQRSAPWMLPAPTYHDKVTEAFSWLRRKVPHYAQWYRLWVILLGIPGRTHSVTAEEGWPGAPLSVSARNQAVRDELVRRLSAQLEGRPDLLAHAIPDYPPGAKRMLRDNGVWAAALRSSRTTLVTSGIDHFTPRGIVDGDGVEHVVDIVVFATGFKPSDYLEGIEVIGRGGLELHEYWAGDARAHACVTVPGFPSFFMIYGPNIGGVSAGSLHFMLERAAEYAVKAVRRVLEEGAAAIDVLPAALDRFVAWVDRGNRRMSWGQPYVRSWYKNSHGRVSQIWPYTNADYWDVTETVRDEDHVFLR from the coding sequence GTGACGACGCAGTCGAAACGGACCGAGGTGCAGCTCGACGACCTCTTCCCGAGTTCGCCGACCGAAGCGATCACCGAGACCGACGCGGAACTCGAACGGGTCGTCGACGGCGCGGAACTGCCCGTGCTGCTGGCATCGATCGCCGCGGCGACGGGTGACCTGTCCTGGCTCGGCGTCGGGCTCGAGCCTCCGCACCCACCGGCCGACCTGACGCCGTGCCCGCACGGCGGGATGACCGAGGATCAGCAGGCCCAGGCGCGGAAGCTCGCCCTGGCCGGGCTCCGCGAACTCGCCGAACGCCGGATCACGACGGTCTCCGTCCTGCCGCCCGAGCACGTCGACGCGATCCTGGGTTACCTCACCGGCGGGCGCGAGGAATGGCACCCCTCGCTGAAGCACGAACTGAACCTCGCGCCGGACAAGGGCGGCGCACCCGATTGGCGGTTCGCGGACCTGGCCGGGGATCGCGACTACTCGGTGCTCATCGTCGGCGCGGGCGTGGGCGGCATCGCCGCGGCGCACCGCTTCTCGCAGGCCGGTGTGCCGATCACCGTGGTCGAGAGCGCCGCGGAACTCGGGGGCACGTGGGCGAAGAACCGCTACCCGGGTGTCCGGCTCGACACCCCGACATTCGGGTACTCGTACTCGTTCGCGCAGCGGGGCGACTGGCCGCACCAGTTCGCCGAGGGACACGAGATCCTGGAGTACCTGCGGGACGTGGCCGTTCGCGCCGGTTTGACGGACAAGATCGAGTTTTCCACGACGCTCGTGCGCGCGCGGTGGAGCGACGCGGACGGGCGGTGGCACGTGACCACCCGCGACTCCGCCGGCGTGGAACGCGAACGGACCTTCTCCGCGATAGTCAGCGCGGTCGGCCAGCTCGACCGGCCGAACATCCCCGACTTCGCGGGCGCCGAGGACTTCCGCGGGGTCACGATGCACACCCAGGAGTGGCGGGACGACGTCGACTGGACCGGGGCCCGCGTCGCCGTCATCGGGACGGGGGCGAGCGCGTACCAGATCGTGCCGGCCGCGATCGCCGACGGCGTCGGCGAGCTCGTGCTCTTCCAGCGCAGCGCACCGTGGATGCTGCCCGCGCCGACCTACCACGACAAGGTCACCGAGGCGTTTTCCTGGCTGCGGCGCAAGGTGCCGCACTACGCGCAGTGGTACCGCCTGTGGGTCATCCTGCTCGGCATCCCCGGCCGCACGCATTCGGTGACGGCGGAGGAAGGCTGGCCGGGGGCGCCGTTGAGCGTGTCCGCCCGGAACCAGGCGGTGCGGGACGAACTCGTGCGGCGCCTGTCCGCCCAGCTCGAAGGCCGCCCGGATCTGCTCGCCCACGCGATTCCGGACTACCCGCCGGGGGCGAAGCGCATGCTGCGCGACAACGGGGTGTGGGCGGCCGCGCTGCGCTCGTCGCGCACCACCCTGGTGACCAGCGGCATCGACCACTTCACGCCACGGGGCATCGTCGACGGGGACGGCGTCGAGCACGTCGTGGACATCGTGGTGTTCGCGACCGGGTTCAAGCCGTCGGACTACCTCGAGGGCATCGAGGTCATCGGGCGCGGCGGGCTGGAGCTGCACGAGTACTGGGCGGGCGACGCACGCGCGCACGCCTGCGTGACGGTGCCGGGGTTCCCCAGCTTCTTCATGATCTACGGGCCGAACATCGGCGGTGTGTCGGCGGGGAGCCTGCACTTCATGCTGGAGCGCGCCGCGGAGTACGCCGTCAAGGCCGTGCGCCGGGTGCTCGAGGAAGGCGCGGCGGCGATCGACGTGCTCCCGGCCGCGCTCGACCGCTTCGTCGCGTGGGTCGACCGCGGCAACCGGCGGATGTCATGGGGGCAGCCGTATGTCCGCAGCTGGTACAAGAACAGCCACGGTCGCGTCTCGCAGATATGGCCGTACACCAACGCCGACTACTGGGACGTCACGGAGACCGTGCGCGACGAGGACCACGTCTTCCTCCGATGA
- a CDS encoding IclR family transcriptional regulator, which translates to MDQEPTAATEARYGYAIEAVENAAKTLLMLRTRSTIRAVDVSAELGVARSTAHRMVSTLAQAGLLQRNLTDKTYTAGHALVELGMVVADAVDVRPVVQPLLTQLAFETGETAHFLVREQDEVLFTLVAEGTYVIRSASRVGSRLPAHTTSAGKCLLATLTSEELSALYPPGQPLEGGTERAIRDRGQLLDELAEVAEAGWAVNRSESEPGLYAVSVAVPGRRGRALGAITISGPAERLEPLTKQTVEKLRSAVAAVQVQLAGAPWRHPDDSGTHRRTNSSPDTA; encoded by the coding sequence ATGGATCAGGAACCAACCGCCGCGACCGAGGCGCGGTACGGGTACGCGATCGAGGCGGTGGAGAACGCCGCCAAGACACTGCTGATGCTGCGCACCCGTTCGACGATCCGGGCCGTCGACGTCTCGGCCGAGCTGGGCGTCGCCCGTTCCACCGCCCACCGCATGGTGTCGACGCTGGCGCAAGCGGGGCTTCTGCAGCGCAACCTCACCGACAAGACCTATACGGCCGGGCACGCTCTCGTCGAGCTCGGGATGGTCGTCGCCGATGCGGTCGACGTCCGTCCGGTCGTCCAGCCGCTGCTGACGCAGCTCGCGTTCGAAACGGGCGAGACCGCCCACTTCCTCGTCCGCGAGCAGGACGAGGTGCTCTTCACCTTGGTCGCGGAAGGCACCTACGTCATCCGCTCGGCCTCGCGCGTCGGCTCCCGGCTGCCCGCGCACACGACGTCGGCGGGGAAATGCCTGCTGGCCACGCTGACCTCCGAGGAGCTGAGCGCGCTCTACCCGCCGGGGCAGCCGCTGGAAGGTGGCACCGAGCGCGCCATCCGCGACCGCGGTCAACTGCTCGACGAGCTCGCGGAGGTCGCGGAAGCGGGGTGGGCGGTCAACCGGAGCGAGAGCGAGCCCGGCCTGTACGCGGTGAGCGTCGCCGTCCCGGGAAGGCGCGGGCGGGCGCTCGGCGCGATCACGATCTCCGGCCCCGCGGAGCGGCTCGAACCCCTGACGAAGCAGACGGTCGAGAAGCTGCGGTCCGCGGTGGCGGCCGTTCAGGTGCAACTCGCGGGCGCGCCGTGGCGGCACCCGGACGACTCCGGCACCCACCGCCGCACGAATTCATCCCCGGATACGGCGTAG
- a CDS encoding SDR family oxidoreductase, producing MPEPTSSAAERVAIVVGGGSGIGAACVREFAGNGYRVVAMSPSGRARALAESLGGAGVDGSNTSVEDLRACVELAVSRYGRVDAVVNSSGHAARGPVLEITDEQWSEGADLYLMNVVRMARLVTPHLIASGGGAIVNISTAGVFEPGPMFPVSVTMRAALASFTKLYANEYGPRGIRMNNLLTGLTKDDPSVVPAEWTSGIPLRRAQSTAEAARVVRFLAGEESAYLTGQNIRVDGGETKSV from the coding sequence ATGCCTGAGCCCACCTCGTCCGCGGCCGAGCGGGTCGCGATCGTCGTCGGTGGCGGATCCGGGATCGGCGCGGCGTGCGTCCGGGAGTTCGCCGGGAACGGCTACCGGGTGGTGGCGATGTCGCCGTCGGGCCGGGCCCGGGCCCTGGCCGAATCGCTGGGCGGTGCCGGGGTGGACGGCTCGAACACCAGCGTCGAGGATCTGCGGGCCTGCGTCGAACTCGCGGTCTCGCGGTACGGCCGGGTCGACGCGGTCGTCAACAGCAGCGGTCACGCGGCACGCGGCCCGGTGCTCGAGATCACCGACGAGCAGTGGTCCGAGGGCGCCGACCTCTACCTGATGAACGTCGTGCGCATGGCCCGCCTGGTGACCCCCCACCTGATCGCTTCCGGGGGCGGCGCGATCGTGAACATCTCCACCGCCGGCGTCTTCGAGCCCGGTCCGATGTTCCCGGTCTCGGTGACGATGCGAGCGGCACTGGCCTCGTTCACCAAGCTGTACGCCAACGAATACGGCCCCCGGGGCATCCGGATGAACAACCTGCTCACCGGGCTGACCAAGGACGACCCGAGCGTGGTCCCGGCGGAGTGGACGAGCGGCATCCCGCTGCGCCGGGCGCAGAGCACCGCGGAGGCGGCGCGGGTCGTCCGTTTCCTGGCCGGCGAGGAATCGGCGTACCTGACCGGTCAGAACATTCGCGTCGACGGTGGCGAGACCAAGTCGGTCTGA